A portion of the Bubalus kerabau isolate K-KA32 ecotype Philippines breed swamp buffalo chromosome 1, PCC_UOA_SB_1v2, whole genome shotgun sequence genome contains these proteins:
- the RDH8 gene encoding retinol dehydrogenase 8 has product MADAPRTVLISGCSSGIGLQLALQLAHDPRQRYQVVATMRDLGKKGTLEAAAGEALGQTLTVAQLDVCSDESVAQCLSCIQGGEVDVLVNNAGVGLVGPLEGLSLAAMQNVFDTNFFGAVRLVKAVLPSMKRRRQGHIVLVSSVMGLQGVVFNEVYAASKFAMEGFFESLAVQLLQFNIFISLVEPGPVVTEFEGKLLEQVSTAEFPGTDPDTLSYFRDLYLPASRELFHNVGQSPQDVAKVIVKVIGSARPPLRRLTNTRYTPLIALKAMDPSGSLYVRTSHRLLFRWPRLLNLGLRCLACSCFRTPVWPR; this is encoded by the exons ATGGCCGATGCACCCCGGACTGTACTCATCTCAGGATGCTCCTCTGGGATCGGCTTGCAGCTGGCACTGCAGCTGGCTCATGACCCCAGGCAGCGCTACCAGG TGGTGGCCACCATGAGGGACCTGGGAAAGAAGGGGACACTGGAGGCAGCCGCTGGGGAGGCTCTGGGTCAGACCCTCACCGTGGCCCAGCTGGACGTGTGCAGTGATGAGTCAGTGGCCCAGTGTCTCAGCTGCATCCAGGGAGGGGAAGTGGACGTGCTGG TGAATAATGCTGGAGTGGGCCTGGTGGGGCCCTTGGAAGGGCTCAGCCTAGCTGCCATGCAGAACGTCTTTGATACCAACTTTTTTGGGGCTGTCCGGCTGGTCAAAGCTGTGCTTCCCAGCATGAAGAGGAGGCGACAGGGCCACATCGTGCTGGTCAGCAGTGTCATGGGGCTGCAGG GTGTCGTGTTCAATGAAGTCTACGCGGCCTCCAAGTTTGCCATGGAGGGGTTCTTCGAAAGTCTGGCTGTCCAGCTGCTACAGTTCAACATCTT CATCTCCCTGGTGGAGCCAGGCCCGGTTGTCACAGAATTTGAGGGCAAGCTCCTAGAGCAGGTTTCCACAGCCGAGTTCCCAGGCACCGACCCTGACACCCTGAGCTACTTTCGAGATCTGTACCTCCCAGCCTCCAGGGAGCTCTTTCACAACGTGGGACAGAGCCCACAGGATGTAGCCAAG GTCATCGTCAAGGTCATCGGCTCGGCCAGACCACCCTTGCGCCGACTGACCAACACCCGCTACACTCCACTGATCGCACTCAAGGCCATGGACCCCTCCGGCAGCCTGTATGTGCGAACCTCCCACCGCCTGCTCTTCCGCTGGCCACGCCTCCTCAACCTTGGCCTTCGGTGCCTGGCCTGCAGCTGCTTCCGCACCCCAGTGTGGCCCCGATGA